A genomic window from Salvia miltiorrhiza cultivar Shanhuang (shh) chromosome 5, IMPLAD_Smil_shh, whole genome shotgun sequence includes:
- the LOC131026242 gene encoding phosphoglycerate mutase-like protein AT74H, translating to MKTVDTAKRNCQRFLYIHSQNPQPNHPRSDPTMAAKNRWLPKRIILVRHGESNDNDDGPSHSTPLSRRGAEQARRAGTRIRDLLDQSCSSWKIYVYVSPYECTRSTLREMGRAFPASRLIGVREECRVREQDFGNFQDPQKMRQLKEIRNKFGRFFFRFPEGESGADVFDRVSSFLESMWRDIDMQRFPLDGDDELNLIIVSHGLAIRIFLMRWFRWTVEQFERLKNPKNCEFRVMQLGEGGEYSLAVHHDEPRLKAWGLSPDMIAEQKLRASTRTHHDFLWYHTFFAPSHDDADTRVTA from the exons ATGAAGACTG TTGACACGGCCAAAAGAAACTGTCAAAGGTTTTTGTATATACATAGCCAGAATCCCCAACCAAACCATCCTAGATCAGATCCCACCATGGCTGCCAAGAATAGGTGGCTTCCAAAGCGTATAATCTTGGTCCGCCATGGCGAGAGCAACGACAACGATGATGGCCCCAGTCACAGCACCCCACTGAGCCGGCGGGGGGCGGAGCAGGCGAGGCGAGCAGGCACCCGCATCCGGGATCTCCTAGACCAAAGTTGTTCCTCCTGGAAGATCTACGTCTACGTCTCCCCTTACGAGTGCACGAGATCAACGCTGCGAGAGATGGGGCGCGCTTTTCCGGCCAGCAGATTGATCGGAGTGAGAGAAGAGTGCAGAGTGCGAGAGCAGGATTTCGGGAATTTTCAGGATCCCCAGAAGATGAGACAGCTCAAGGAAATCCGCAACAAATTCGGGCGATTCTTCTTCCGCTTCCCGGAGGGAGAATCGGGAGCCGACGTCTTCGATCGCGTGTCGA GTTTTCTGGAATCAATGTGGCGGGACATAGACATGCAGAGGTTCCCGCTCGATGGGGACGATGAGCTGAATCTGATAATCGTGTCGCACGGGCTGGCCATCCGCATATTTCTGATGCGGTGGTTCCGATGGACGGTGGAGCAGTTCGAGCGGCTCAAGAACCCTAAGAACTGCGAGTTTCGGGTGATGCAGCTGGGGGAGGGCGGCGAGTACAGCCTCGCCGTCCATCACGACGAGCCTAGGCTCAAGGCCTGGGGCCTCTCGCCCGACATGATAGCGGAGCAGAAGCTCAGAGCTTCCACCAGGACCCACCACGACTTTCTCTGGTATCACACTTTCTTTGCCCCTTCTCACGACGACGCCGACACACGTGTCACTGCCTAG